DNA from Daucus carota subsp. sativus chromosome 1, DH1 v3.0, whole genome shotgun sequence:
AGTCGGGCAAAATGCTTCTATGATAAGCGTTCCATTGTCCGTGATGCCCAAGGGAATCCCGAAATCAGTGAGCACCGTCATGAAATGATCAGTCACGGTGACAACACCATTTTCATGTGTTATCACCCATAAAAGATAACAGATTGAAAGGTTGAAATCAGTGACGGCTGCGTCTACAGCACACACAGCAACTGAATCTTGGAACCGCATAAGGGTGAACGGGGAATCGGGAACATGGGGGACAACAGTAGGAATTTCGAATTCCCTAAACATCTTCGTTTGAAAAtcgaaaaacataataaaaacattACGGGTAGGCATTTCGGGTGTCATTTCCACCCAGTAATATACACCCTTAGCATATACTTCAGTTTTGTCGACAAGTATTGAAACTCTAGAATTTGGTATCTG
Protein-coding regions in this window:
- the LOC108216653 gene encoding uncharacterized protein LOC108216653, with amino-acid sequence MNHYLVGLGFDELHKDYKIIRVIYVRDDKGMHFGEVIPFVEIFSLKENVWRQIPNSRVSILVDKTEVYAKGVYYWVEMTPEMPTRNVFIMFFDFQTKMFREFEIPTVVPHVPDSPFTLMRFQDSVAVCAVDAAVTDFNLSICYLLWVITHENGVVTVTDHFMTVLTDFGIPLGITDNGTLIIEAFCPTNGGMTSIVSFHLQSLVYKDHGYGHLKGLDISQSPFISTSVHTSFPHSLIMLPGPTLPLDVTPSFPY